One Rosa chinensis cultivar Old Blush chromosome 5, RchiOBHm-V2, whole genome shotgun sequence genomic region harbors:
- the LOC112164603 gene encoding wall-associated receptor kinase 2 isoform X1, protein MAVHGRMLVMQLIIAVAIAAAAADRTPPPQARPNCSDHCGNLKIPYPFGIGQGCSQRGWFNLTCNESTEPPTTLWGDGSLTVTNISLAEGELKVMIYRARDCYDQQGNQTKEMYTAASLRLPPPFTISGTRNKLIAVGCDTISIFRGYRPYPHDKDRYITGCISVCDNLDNAVNGSCSGIGCCQTSIPSGLKNLTVSLNSDSQHKDVWKFNPCSYAFIVEEEYFTFNPKTSFEELNNTEKLPMIINWDINEGSCALAQNSDGYACKANSSCVNRTVDYQTEPTGYYCQCLPGFEGNPYLPDGCRDIDECMAPSSPCNNGICQNSPGGYSCLCNKGFKNQDSKNCIENTPVPKNMPLKILLGLSIGFFILVVLIWWTYWGMNKRRLVRLQEKYFQENGGSTLQQHLASHGGSVETAKIFTAEELQKATNNYHVDEILGEGGYAAVYKGKLHDKSVVAIKKPKIGAPTQSDQFVNEVIVLSQINHRNVVKLLGCCFETEVPLLVYEYITHGTLFEHLFNKGKGSSLSWELRLKIASETAGALAYLHSSTSTPIIHRDVKTTNILLDDNYTAKVSDFGASRFIPLDQTQLATLVQGTLGYLDPEYFHSNQLTEKSDVYSFGVVLAELLTSRVALSFARPDKERCLASFFVSSIENECLIQILDADIVNEESIETVEQVAILAKRCLMIKSEERPTMKEVAMELEGMRIMTTHPWKNGNSGFEETGYLLGSPNSAAYVMNIGDGGAGGSSVTNTGYDSMQIQMLMPYDDGR, encoded by the exons ATGGCTGTGCACGGGAGGATGCTAGTTATGCAACTGATCATAGCGGTGGCcatagcagcagcagcagctgaTCGAACCCCACCTCCTCAAGCGCGACCTAACTGCTCCGACCACTGTGGTAATCTCAAAATCCCATATCCTTTCGGCATCGGGCAGGGTTGTTCCCAGCGAGGATGGTTCAACCTCACTTGTAACGAATCCACCGAACCCCCAACAACACTCTGGGGCGATGGTAGTTTAACGGTTACTAACATATCGCTTGCTGAAGGTGAATTGAAGGTTATGATTTACAGAGCCCGTGATTGTTATGATCAGCAGGgtaatcaaacaaaagaaatgtacACGGCCGCTTCTCTCCGGTTGCCTCCTCCTTTCACCATCTCCGGGACCAGAAACAAGTTGATTGCCGTTGGCTGCGACACTATTTCAATTTTCAGAGGGTACCGCCCTTACCCTCATGACAAAGACAGGTACATCACCGGATGCATTTCTGTATGTGACAATCTTGACAATGCAGTTAACGGTTCGTGCTCCGGCATTGGGTGTTGCCAAACTTCCATCCCTAGTGGACTCAAAAATCTCACAGTGAGTTTGAATAGCGACTCTCAACATAAGGACGTATGGAAATTCAACCCATGCAGCTACGCCTTCATTGTGGAAGAAGAATATTTCACATTCAACCCTAAAACAAGTTTTGAAGAACTCAACAACACTGAAAAACTTCCCATGATTATTAACTGGGATATTAATGAAGGGTCATGTGCTCTAGCTCAAAACAGCGATGGTTATGCTTGCAAAGCAAATAGCAGCTGTGTCAATCGGACCGTCGATTACCAGACTGAACCAACTGGTTATTATTGCCAGTGCTTGCCAGGCTTCGAAGGGAACCCATATCTTCCAGATGGTTGCCGAG ATATTGACGAGTGCATGGCTCCATCAAGTCCCTGCAACAATGGAATATGCCAAAATTCACCTGGAGGTTACAGCTGTTTATGTAACAAAGGTTTCAAAAACCAGGACTCAAAGAATTGCATAGAAAACACTCCCGTGCCAAAGAACATGCCCCTGAAAATTTTGTTGG GTCTCAGTATAGGCTTCTTCATTTTAGTGGTTTTAATTTGGTGGACTTATTGGGGAATGAACAAACGAAGACTAGTAAGACTCCAAGAAAAGTACTTCCAAGAAAATGGCGGCTCAACATTACAGCAACATCTCGCTAGTCATGGAGGATCTGTTGAGACAGCAAAAATCTTTACTGCAGAGGAACTTCAGAAAGCCACAAACAATTACCATGTAGATGAAATCCTTGGTGAAGGAGGCTATGCAGCAGTTTACAAAGGAAAACTACATGATAAGAGTGTTGTTGCCATAAAGAAGCCAAAGATTGGCGCTCCAACTCAAAGTGATCAGTTCGTTAATGAGGTTATCGTTCTTTCTCAGATAAACCACAGAAATGTAGTAAAACTATTAGGTTGTTGTTTCGAGACCGAAGTGCCTTTACTGGTATATGAGTACATTACTCATGGCACTCTTTTCGAGCATTTATTCAATAAGGGAAAAGGATCCTCGCTTTCATGGGAATTACGATTGAAGATAGCATCAGAAACTGCAGGCGCACTAGCATACTTACACTCATCTACTTCCACTCCAATCATACATAGAGACGTGAAAACAACGAATATATTATTGGATGACAATTACACGGCCAAAGTGTCTGATTTTGGAGCTTCGCGTTTCATTCCTCTAGATCAAACTCAACTTGCAACACTGGTTCAAGGGACGCTTGGATACTTGGATCCTGAATACTTTCATTCAAACCAACTAACTGAAAAGAGTGACGTCTATAGTTTTGGAGTTGTCCTAGCGGAGCTACTAACAAGTAGAGTTGCACTTTCTTTTGCCAGGCCTGACAAGGAGAGATGCCTAGCAAGCTTCTTTGTTTCTTCAATAGAAAACGAATGCTTGATTCAAATTCTTGATGCTGATATAGTGAATGAGGAGAGCATCGAGACGGTAGAGCAAGTGGCGATTCTGGCAAAAAGATGTTTGATGATAAAAAGTGAGGAAAGGCCTACGATGAAAGAAGTTGCCATGGAGTTAGAAGGGATGAGAATTATGACAACGCATCCATGGAAAAATGGCAATTCCGGCTTTGAGGAGACTGGGTACTTGCTCGGGTCACCTAATTCAGCGGCTTATGTGATGAATATTGGAGATGGAGGTGCCGGTGGTTCGAGCGTTACAAATACTGGGTATGACAGCATGCAAATACAAATGTTAATGCCCTACGATGACGGGCGATGA
- the LOC112164603 gene encoding wall-associated receptor kinase 2 isoform X2 codes for MAVHGRMLVMQLIIAVAIAAAAADRTPPPQARPNCSDHCGELKVMIYRARDCYDQQGNQTKEMYTAASLRLPPPFTISGTRNKLIAVGCDTISIFRGYRPYPHDKDRYITGCISVCDNLDNAVNGSCSGIGCCQTSIPSGLKNLTVSLNSDSQHKDVWKFNPCSYAFIVEEEYFTFNPKTSFEELNNTEKLPMIINWDINEGSCALAQNSDGYACKANSSCVNRTVDYQTEPTGYYCQCLPGFEGNPYLPDGCRDIDECMAPSSPCNNGICQNSPGGYSCLCNKGFKNQDSKNCIENTPVPKNMPLKILLGLSIGFFILVVLIWWTYWGMNKRRLVRLQEKYFQENGGSTLQQHLASHGGSVETAKIFTAEELQKATNNYHVDEILGEGGYAAVYKGKLHDKSVVAIKKPKIGAPTQSDQFVNEVIVLSQINHRNVVKLLGCCFETEVPLLVYEYITHGTLFEHLFNKGKGSSLSWELRLKIASETAGALAYLHSSTSTPIIHRDVKTTNILLDDNYTAKVSDFGASRFIPLDQTQLATLVQGTLGYLDPEYFHSNQLTEKSDVYSFGVVLAELLTSRVALSFARPDKERCLASFFVSSIENECLIQILDADIVNEESIETVEQVAILAKRCLMIKSEERPTMKEVAMELEGMRIMTTHPWKNGNSGFEETGYLLGSPNSAAYVMNIGDGGAGGSSVTNTGYDSMQIQMLMPYDDGR; via the exons ATGGCTGTGCACGGGAGGATGCTAGTTATGCAACTGATCATAGCGGTGGCcatagcagcagcagcagctgaTCGAACCCCACCTCCTCAAGCGCGACCTAACTGCTCCGACCACTGTG GTGAATTGAAGGTTATGATTTACAGAGCCCGTGATTGTTATGATCAGCAGGgtaatcaaacaaaagaaatgtacACGGCCGCTTCTCTCCGGTTGCCTCCTCCTTTCACCATCTCCGGGACCAGAAACAAGTTGATTGCCGTTGGCTGCGACACTATTTCAATTTTCAGAGGGTACCGCCCTTACCCTCATGACAAAGACAGGTACATCACCGGATGCATTTCTGTATGTGACAATCTTGACAATGCAGTTAACGGTTCGTGCTCCGGCATTGGGTGTTGCCAAACTTCCATCCCTAGTGGACTCAAAAATCTCACAGTGAGTTTGAATAGCGACTCTCAACATAAGGACGTATGGAAATTCAACCCATGCAGCTACGCCTTCATTGTGGAAGAAGAATATTTCACATTCAACCCTAAAACAAGTTTTGAAGAACTCAACAACACTGAAAAACTTCCCATGATTATTAACTGGGATATTAATGAAGGGTCATGTGCTCTAGCTCAAAACAGCGATGGTTATGCTTGCAAAGCAAATAGCAGCTGTGTCAATCGGACCGTCGATTACCAGACTGAACCAACTGGTTATTATTGCCAGTGCTTGCCAGGCTTCGAAGGGAACCCATATCTTCCAGATGGTTGCCGAG ATATTGACGAGTGCATGGCTCCATCAAGTCCCTGCAACAATGGAATATGCCAAAATTCACCTGGAGGTTACAGCTGTTTATGTAACAAAGGTTTCAAAAACCAGGACTCAAAGAATTGCATAGAAAACACTCCCGTGCCAAAGAACATGCCCCTGAAAATTTTGTTGG GTCTCAGTATAGGCTTCTTCATTTTAGTGGTTTTAATTTGGTGGACTTATTGGGGAATGAACAAACGAAGACTAGTAAGACTCCAAGAAAAGTACTTCCAAGAAAATGGCGGCTCAACATTACAGCAACATCTCGCTAGTCATGGAGGATCTGTTGAGACAGCAAAAATCTTTACTGCAGAGGAACTTCAGAAAGCCACAAACAATTACCATGTAGATGAAATCCTTGGTGAAGGAGGCTATGCAGCAGTTTACAAAGGAAAACTACATGATAAGAGTGTTGTTGCCATAAAGAAGCCAAAGATTGGCGCTCCAACTCAAAGTGATCAGTTCGTTAATGAGGTTATCGTTCTTTCTCAGATAAACCACAGAAATGTAGTAAAACTATTAGGTTGTTGTTTCGAGACCGAAGTGCCTTTACTGGTATATGAGTACATTACTCATGGCACTCTTTTCGAGCATTTATTCAATAAGGGAAAAGGATCCTCGCTTTCATGGGAATTACGATTGAAGATAGCATCAGAAACTGCAGGCGCACTAGCATACTTACACTCATCTACTTCCACTCCAATCATACATAGAGACGTGAAAACAACGAATATATTATTGGATGACAATTACACGGCCAAAGTGTCTGATTTTGGAGCTTCGCGTTTCATTCCTCTAGATCAAACTCAACTTGCAACACTGGTTCAAGGGACGCTTGGATACTTGGATCCTGAATACTTTCATTCAAACCAACTAACTGAAAAGAGTGACGTCTATAGTTTTGGAGTTGTCCTAGCGGAGCTACTAACAAGTAGAGTTGCACTTTCTTTTGCCAGGCCTGACAAGGAGAGATGCCTAGCAAGCTTCTTTGTTTCTTCAATAGAAAACGAATGCTTGATTCAAATTCTTGATGCTGATATAGTGAATGAGGAGAGCATCGAGACGGTAGAGCAAGTGGCGATTCTGGCAAAAAGATGTTTGATGATAAAAAGTGAGGAAAGGCCTACGATGAAAGAAGTTGCCATGGAGTTAGAAGGGATGAGAATTATGACAACGCATCCATGGAAAAATGGCAATTCCGGCTTTGAGGAGACTGGGTACTTGCTCGGGTCACCTAATTCAGCGGCTTATGTGATGAATATTGGAGATGGAGGTGCCGGTGGTTCGAGCGTTACAAATACTGGGTATGACAGCATGCAAATACAAATGTTAATGCCCTACGATGACGGGCGATGA